TCCTGATCTGTCTTCTTTCTGtgtttcttcgtcttcttctttagCTCAAGTCCTCCTCCTTCTTTCAATAGCTTGCCAAGCTTTACACACTTCTTCGTCGCAAACTCCTTCAAAACCTCTGCATACAAAATTACTAACAATGTTAATAACATAACAGAggaactaaaaataataataataataataataataaaaagagatATATAGATTTTATGTATGCCTTCGAAGCTGACGAGACGGTAGACATGTCCGATGAGTAAAGTGTCGTCAGGACGAAGGAGCTTGAGCTGCTTCAGTGGGGACCCTTTCTCGTTCCTCAATGTCGGTGACGTTACCACCACCGCAACGTAATGACCAGGGTTTGATTTCATGACGTCGCTTGCTGTCACCGACCAGTAAATCCTCTCCACCTTGTTCTCCGCCGGGTGATGGATCAAAACCGTCGCTGCCTCAGCCGCTTGACAGTTTCccattttttaaagaaagaataattattttgttggGTTCTTCTGAAGTaataaaaagattaaagagCGTTACGTAGTAGGGCTTTTAATAAATTCTCTCTACTGTTGATTTGTCAGGTTTGACAAGAGAGGACGCTGGagattgataaaatattttaaagattacGAGAAAAAAAAGGATGAAGAATAAAAGAAACAGAGAGTTTGTAAAGTAAGATGTCGACGGAGATTAAGCAAAGCGATGAATAAATAAAGAGGTTGGGGCTTACAAGGTGGTGGtggaactatttattatattttgatttctatTGATAATGACATTACTGTTATATTTTTATGGGAAAATTGATTTAATGTTAGTAAGGATCTTGCATATCGCAACCAGTGAATTGATTGCGTAATTCTCTTCTATTATTAAGTTGACCAGGGTGTTTTTTTGGTATCTAATTTAAAACTAACACCGACTGTAAATTTAATAACTATCCATTTTTTAGTTTCTACCAATGCTATTCAACATTTTAATCCAAGAGTGAATATTTGATGATTTGTTAACTAATCAGAAATATTTGAACGTGTCAAGTATTTAATTATCTTTGACACAAAACTGTTGCAATGCTGCAACCACAAAGTCTACTACCATGTCAAAACAAGCTAATTTGTTTATGGTTGTActacaaagaaaaaacatgttttttgatATGAAATTAGTAAATTTATCACTAAATTAAAAGTTGAAATTGACTGACCAAGAAATTAAATTCGTTACACCAAAACACGCCACCAAAAACCGATGAAGTCTGGTAAGACAACACTCCTAATTAAATTTTCTGAATGCGTGTCAAAGTTGTACTGAGTAGtgcagaaattttttttaatgttggaCTTCAAAGCCCGTTAAAGATCTTACCGGGCCAGTCTCAAAAAGAGTAATTTGAAGTTACATACTATTGGATACGAAACAAATATCCAAGTCTTACTACAACGATCCATAGTTAAAACATTCATTACAACTTGAAAAGAAACCAAACATAAAAGAGACCGAGTCATAGATCGATAACACCG
The window above is part of the Brassica napus cultivar Da-Ae chromosome C3, Da-Ae, whole genome shotgun sequence genome. Proteins encoded here:
- the LOC106375455 gene encoding uncharacterized protein LOC106375455; protein product: MGNCQAAEAATVLIHHPAENKVERIYWSVTASDVMKSNPGHYVAVVVTSPTLRNEKGSPLKQLKLLRPDDTLLIGHVYRLVSFEEVLKEFATKKCVKLGKLLKEGGGLELKKKTKKHRKKTDQDHNGRVNPNSVLDPKEDVSNDDTVAGDDSGNGFMRRSYGGGRCGGGWRPALHSIPELGSS